One Owenweeksia hongkongensis DSM 17368 genomic region harbors:
- a CDS encoding DUF4249 domain-containing protein gives MIQIKYFLFVLISLVLFSSCETTIKYDLPQEPNKITIDSKLVEGDTPVVHVFTSTYTLSRDNPGEPKNAEVSLIENGIEVSRLSVQSNLYGQTFYSSNYTILPNELYRVQVSLPEYETAFGEGLTKEAVPVSSTIFDTSSNNLEFTFQDPPTAGDYYLITVKSLTDSYPISYSTHDVVINFFDEYTFDDPFSSGGEKIGQNGYMTDELFNGKTKTVRMTVRDIDIPHNQTPRLIELWHISEDLYNHERTKAVAWQSENPFSEPAQIYSNITNGYGIVGTAAVDRKQFFP, from the coding sequence ATGATACAGATAAAATATTTCCTTTTTGTGCTAATTTCTCTGGTATTGTTTTCGTCTTGTGAAACAACTATTAAATATGACCTGCCTCAAGAGCCTAATAAAATTACCATTGACTCTAAGCTAGTAGAAGGTGACACACCGGTGGTACACGTTTTTACCAGTACTTATACCTTATCCAGAGATAACCCGGGAGAACCGAAAAATGCCGAAGTATCCCTTATAGAAAACGGTATTGAAGTGTCCAGGCTCTCTGTACAATCAAACTTATATGGACAGACATTTTATTCGAGCAACTATACTATACTACCTAACGAGTTGTATCGGGTACAAGTTTCCTTACCAGAGTACGAAACCGCTTTTGGTGAAGGCCTTACTAAAGAAGCTGTTCCCGTTTCCAGTACTATATTTGATACATCCAGTAATAATCTTGAATTCACATTTCAAGACCCTCCAACCGCGGGAGATTATTATTTAATCACCGTTAAGTCTCTTACAGATAGCTACCCAATATCATACAGTACACATGACGTTGTTATCAATTTTTTTGATGAATATACATTTGATGACCCTTTTTCAAGTGGCGGGGAAAAAATTGGTCAAAACGGATATATGACAGATGAGTTGTTTAATGGGAAAACAAAAACTGTGCGGATGACCGTTCGAGATATAGACATTCCTCATAATCAAACTCCCCGACTAATTGAGCTTTGGCACATTAGCGAAGACCTTTACAACCATGAGCGAACCAAAGCAGTGGCCTGGCAATCTGAAAACCCTTTCAGTGAACCGGCACAGATTTACTCAAACATTACCAATGGATACGGCATAGTAGGAACAGCTGCGGTGGATAGGAAGCAGTTTTTTCCTTGA
- a CDS encoding TonB-dependent receptor: protein MKSHLSLLVISLQFFAFAQKQQSISGYIYDANTNKPLAGVNVQLQNTPYGTGSTSSGFYSIDVTRGTYTLIATHVGYISQSQNVIVSTGSVQVDFRLSAVSPELDEIEIVADKKTEIAPSSNFVKLSSREIEHIPTLLGEVDIIRAIQLLPGVQSGTEGSTGFHVRGGSPDQNLILLDGVPIYNASHLFGFFSTFNSDVIENVELTKGGFPARYGGRLSSVLNIDLKEGDLNEFHGKGTISLIAPKLTLEGPIVKGKTSFLISGRRTIYDLAVAPFYKKNDRVNYFFGDANLKLKHVFSPKDKVVLSYFNSQDKFRYNYDDGSQYAMESGLKWRNHTVASKWQHIFDDELSSSLMGQYNNYRLNTYSEDDYYGDIFSLDYMSLIEDIGLRYDLLYKPTSKHTVRAGMGYTYHNFKPGAVQLYQSNSQSINTDNQNLSAPIYSNDILAYAEDQWEAFSRLTINAGVHYGFYQVDDTTYNSLQPRISITYNATDSWLFSASYSEMTQFLHLLSNSGTGMPTDLWVSATGNISPQTAKQWTIGTTKYLNQKTWKLTAELYYKAMQNLIEYKEGASYISQADWQTMVETDGAGEAYGLETLLRKNKGKTTGWIAYTLAKTTRTFSNLNQGKTFPYRYDRRHNFSLVLNHKFNEQIDVSATWVYQSGIAFTGPVSRYEIPQNGIGDFDPSFTTLENLGDRNDLRYPAYHRLDVGINFTKKKKWGERIWNISIYNAYNRNNPFYIDLKETKPDKLEVIQVSLFPILPSVSYRFTF from the coding sequence ATGAAAAGTCACCTATCGCTTTTAGTTATTTCACTCCAGTTTTTTGCGTTTGCCCAAAAACAGCAAAGTATTAGTGGGTACATTTATGACGCTAATACTAACAAACCCTTGGCAGGTGTAAATGTCCAGCTACAAAACACACCTTACGGAACTGGCAGCACCTCTAGTGGTTTTTATTCTATAGACGTAACCAGAGGAACTTACACACTTATAGCAACTCATGTTGGATATATATCGCAAAGTCAAAACGTAATTGTTTCCACTGGTTCCGTTCAAGTAGACTTTAGGCTAAGTGCTGTTTCACCTGAGTTGGATGAGATAGAAATTGTAGCTGATAAGAAGACTGAAATTGCGCCTTCTTCAAATTTTGTAAAACTTAGCTCTCGAGAAATTGAACATATTCCAACCTTATTGGGAGAGGTAGATATAATCCGTGCTATTCAACTTTTGCCAGGTGTGCAAAGTGGCACTGAGGGTTCAACGGGTTTTCATGTAAGAGGTGGTTCGCCTGATCAAAATTTAATTTTACTGGATGGTGTCCCTATATATAATGCATCTCACCTTTTTGGATTTTTCTCCACCTTTAATAGTGACGTGATTGAAAATGTAGAACTAACAAAAGGAGGCTTCCCCGCAAGGTATGGAGGTAGGCTTAGCTCAGTTTTGAATATTGATTTAAAAGAAGGAGACCTCAATGAATTTCATGGAAAGGGAACGATAAGCTTAATAGCTCCAAAACTAACATTAGAAGGACCTATTGTAAAAGGTAAAACTTCCTTCCTTATTTCTGGAAGAAGAACTATTTATGACCTTGCGGTAGCTCCCTTCTACAAAAAGAATGATAGGGTAAATTATTTCTTTGGTGACGCCAATTTAAAGCTAAAGCATGTTTTTAGTCCAAAAGACAAAGTCGTTCTCTCCTACTTCAACTCTCAGGATAAGTTTAGATATAACTACGATGACGGTTCTCAGTATGCTATGGAAAGTGGACTGAAATGGAGAAATCATACTGTGGCTTCTAAATGGCAGCACATCTTTGATGATGAACTGTCATCAAGCCTAATGGGGCAATACAATAATTACAGATTAAATACCTACAGCGAAGACGACTATTATGGGGATATTTTTAGCTTGGATTATATGAGTTTAATTGAGGATATAGGCCTGCGCTACGATCTTCTTTACAAGCCCACTTCAAAACATACTGTACGAGCCGGAATGGGCTACACCTACCACAATTTTAAGCCTGGAGCTGTGCAGTTATATCAAAGCAATTCGCAATCAATCAACACAGATAATCAAAACCTTTCCGCTCCAATTTATAGTAATGACATTTTAGCTTATGCTGAAGACCAATGGGAAGCTTTTAGTCGGCTTACCATAAATGCAGGGGTTCATTACGGCTTTTATCAAGTGGATGACACTACTTACAATTCATTGCAACCCCGAATTTCGATCACCTATAATGCAACTGATTCCTGGTTGTTTTCAGCATCCTATTCAGAAATGACCCAATTCCTGCACCTATTATCCAATAGCGGTACAGGGATGCCAACTGATCTTTGGGTTTCGGCCACGGGTAATATCAGTCCACAAACAGCTAAACAATGGACAATAGGTACCACAAAATATTTAAATCAAAAAACCTGGAAACTCACTGCAGAGCTTTATTACAAAGCCATGCAAAACCTGATAGAGTATAAAGAAGGTGCTAGTTATATTTCACAGGCTGATTGGCAAACCATGGTAGAAACTGATGGAGCCGGTGAAGCTTACGGATTAGAAACTCTGCTACGTAAAAACAAGGGTAAAACTACTGGCTGGATTGCCTACACTTTGGCAAAAACCACTCGTACTTTTTCCAATTTAAACCAGGGTAAAACTTTCCCCTATAGATATGATAGAAGACACAATTTTTCTCTAGTTCTGAATCATAAGTTTAATGAACAAATTGATGTAAGTGCTACTTGGGTTTACCAAAGTGGAATTGCTTTTACTGGACCAGTATCTCGCTATGAAATCCCGCAAAATGGAATTGGTGATTTTGACCCGAGCTTTACTACACTAGAAAACCTTGGCGATAGAAATGATCTTCGATACCCGGCTTATCACCGTTTGGATGTTGGTATAAACTTCACCAAAAAGAAAAAGTGGGGTGAGCGCATTTGGAACATCAGTATTTACAATGCCTACAATCGCAACAACCCTTTTTATATTGACCTGAAAGAAACTAAACCAGATAAACTAGAAGTTATTCAGGTCAGCCTATTTCCTATTCTTCCATCTGTTTCGTACCGTTTTACATTTTAA
- a CDS encoding DUF4249 domain-containing protein yields MKKLFIYSILLLSLLSCQKEIEFDYPEDEPRLTLFSVLRPQDTIGYYRQDSTYHKYIGPIEVLINQTTSVFEVNPAEPISDAKVLLFEDNSFAGKLLLDSNNNPNTWMESYLIYSMRRSIYKGKRYRVEVNHPDFPPASAEVTIPQEVPILKAEFDTTKFTVTFTFKDPPGQNYYRFSLYSFIGGLPFEITDPDITTFNFLPFDSILLKSPDQLSPYARLGYITDEKFSNKQKSITLKIDQSAVAFSTPIPEMSVYLENISGEYYKFLRTYDAHMATKDNPFAEGVKIHTNVKGGVGIVGTATTSSKLAIKK; encoded by the coding sequence ATGAAGAAATTATTTATATACAGCATTTTACTACTCAGCCTCCTGAGTTGCCAAAAAGAAATTGAATTTGATTATCCCGAAGATGAACCCAGACTAACTCTATTTTCAGTTTTGAGACCCCAGGATACGATTGGCTATTATAGGCAGGACAGTACCTACCATAAATATATAGGCCCAATAGAAGTACTTATTAACCAAACTACATCTGTTTTTGAGGTCAATCCAGCAGAGCCGATTTCTGATGCAAAAGTCCTTCTCTTTGAAGACAACAGCTTTGCTGGTAAACTCCTGTTAGACTCTAATAATAATCCTAATACATGGATGGAGAGTTACCTCATTTATAGTATGAGACGATCCATTTACAAAGGAAAAAGATATCGTGTTGAGGTAAATCATCCCGATTTTCCACCAGCCTCTGCAGAAGTAACCATACCTCAAGAAGTTCCCATTCTCAAAGCAGAATTTGACACTACGAAGTTTACGGTAACCTTTACCTTCAAAGATCCACCTGGTCAAAACTATTACCGATTTTCACTATACAGTTTTATTGGAGGATTACCTTTTGAAATTACCGATCCAGATATCACAACATTCAATTTTTTACCATTTGACAGTATTCTCCTAAAAAGTCCGGATCAACTCTCGCCCTATGCTCGCTTGGGCTATATCACGGATGAGAAATTTTCTAATAAGCAGAAATCCATAACATTAAAAATAGACCAATCTGCAGTCGCCTTTTCTACCCCAATTCCAGAAATGTCTGTTTATCTCGAAAACATATCCGGAGAATATTATAAATTTCTTAGAACCTATGATGCCCATATGGCCACCAAAGACAATCCTTTTGCAGAGGGAGTTAAAATTCACACCAATGTTAAAGGTGGTGTAGGAATAGTTGGGACGGCTACTACCAGTAGCAAATTAGCTATCAAAAAATAG
- a CDS encoding FtsK/SpoIIIE family DNA translocase — MAKKKKTSTETKKKTSNSLAAIRGFLKNKTNHTVFGIVLIFIAVFLFGAFTSYLFNWQADQSNLRGGFFELLGRDDYKVKNILGKLGAAISHQFIYNWFGVAAYLTPWFLLLAGLRISMHLKLTSLTKHLGIIVFLLIWIPAAIAYTGLPSVMAGGSGYYNLEWLSSLAGPFGTGAILVFSMLIFLAVRFKWTPERLNAFIARLRPTRAEETEGDSWKDSTKAEAVPTPESEPEIINEVSFDEPEENKPIEETPEPEIEHEPLIIDQNETKEEEETQEELHDTEDLEIEKAEVEEEVSESELNRKLKEFGEYDPKLDLSKFKLPPIDLLREFKQSGVSINQEELEENKNKIVETLNNYKIEISKIKATIGPTVTLYEIVPAAGVRISKIKNLEDDIALSLAALGIRIIAPIPGKGTIGIEVPNTNPQVVAMRNMIKSEKFQSTDMELPIAFGKTISNETLMADLTKMPHLLMAGATGQGKSVGLNVILTSILYKKHPSQVKFILVDPKKVELTLFNKIERHYLAKLPDSEEAIITDTTKVIHTLNSLCIEMDNRYDLLKDAMVRNIKEYNHKFVQRKLNPENGHKYLPYIVLVIDEFADLIMTAGKEVETPIARLAQLARAIGIHLIVATQRPSVNVITGIIKANFPARIAFRVTSKIDSRTILDAGGAEQLIGKGDMLYSSGSDLIRIQCAFVDTPEVEEITDYIGNQKAYPEAYLLPEYVGEEGEGGIPDAGDPADRDALFVDAARVIVIHQQGSTSLLQRKLKLGYNRAGRIVDQLEAAGIIGPFEGSKARQVLIPDEMSLEQLLKNEQEKYNS, encoded by the coding sequence ATGGCGAAAAAGAAAAAGACAAGTACCGAAACTAAAAAGAAGACCTCCAACTCTCTGGCTGCTATTCGTGGCTTTTTGAAAAACAAAACCAATCATACCGTTTTTGGAATCGTACTGATTTTTATTGCGGTGTTCTTGTTTGGAGCCTTCACCTCCTACCTATTCAACTGGCAGGCCGACCAAAGTAATTTGCGCGGTGGCTTTTTTGAGTTGTTAGGAAGGGATGATTATAAAGTGAAAAACATTTTAGGTAAACTGGGTGCTGCTATCAGCCATCAGTTTATCTATAACTGGTTTGGTGTTGCGGCTTATCTCACGCCTTGGTTTCTGCTTTTGGCAGGATTGCGAATTAGCATGCACCTCAAACTTACTTCCCTCACCAAGCACCTTGGCATTATTGTTTTCCTGTTAATCTGGATTCCGGCTGCAATTGCATATACTGGCTTACCTTCAGTAATGGCAGGTGGTTCAGGTTATTATAATTTAGAATGGCTGAGTTCATTGGCCGGGCCTTTTGGCACCGGAGCTATTTTGGTATTCTCCATGCTTATCTTTTTAGCCGTTCGCTTTAAGTGGACACCTGAGCGCCTCAATGCCTTTATAGCTAGACTTCGCCCTACCCGTGCGGAAGAAACGGAAGGAGATTCATGGAAAGACAGTACTAAAGCTGAGGCAGTGCCTACTCCAGAATCTGAGCCGGAAATAATTAATGAAGTAAGCTTTGATGAGCCCGAGGAGAATAAACCTATTGAAGAAACTCCTGAACCAGAAATAGAACACGAGCCCCTAATAATTGATCAAAACGAAACTAAAGAAGAGGAAGAAACTCAAGAGGAGCTCCATGACACCGAAGATTTAGAAATAGAAAAAGCGGAAGTTGAAGAAGAAGTTTCTGAGTCGGAGCTAAATCGTAAGCTGAAGGAATTTGGCGAGTATGACCCTAAACTTGATCTATCTAAATTTAAGCTTCCGCCAATCGATTTGCTGCGAGAGTTTAAGCAAAGTGGTGTAAGCATTAATCAGGAAGAGCTTGAGGAAAACAAAAACAAGATTGTAGAAACCCTCAATAACTATAAAATTGAGATTTCTAAAATTAAGGCGACCATCGGGCCAACGGTTACCCTTTATGAAATTGTGCCTGCTGCTGGAGTTCGTATTAGTAAGATTAAAAACTTGGAAGACGACATCGCTCTTTCATTAGCTGCTTTAGGGATTCGTATCATTGCTCCTATTCCCGGTAAGGGTACCATTGGTATAGAGGTACCAAATACCAACCCGCAGGTGGTGGCCATGCGAAATATGATAAAGAGCGAGAAATTCCAGTCTACCGATATGGAACTTCCTATTGCTTTTGGTAAAACCATTAGCAATGAAACGCTGATGGCAGATCTCACCAAAATGCCTCACCTACTTATGGCAGGTGCTACCGGTCAGGGTAAATCTGTTGGGCTCAACGTGATTCTTACTTCCATACTTTATAAAAAGCACCCATCGCAGGTTAAGTTTATTTTGGTGGATCCTAAAAAGGTAGAACTTACCCTTTTCAATAAAATTGAGCGCCATTACCTGGCCAAGTTGCCTGATAGTGAAGAAGCCATTATTACAGATACCACCAAGGTTATTCACACACTGAATTCACTTTGCATAGAAATGGATAACCGCTATGATCTGCTGAAGGATGCGATGGTACGTAATATTAAAGAGTACAATCACAAATTTGTTCAGCGTAAGCTAAACCCTGAAAACGGGCATAAATATTTGCCTTATATCGTTTTGGTGATTGATGAGTTTGCCGACCTTATTATGACGGCTGGTAAAGAAGTAGAAACTCCCATTGCCCGACTGGCACAGCTTGCCCGTGCAATTGGTATTCACTTGATTGTGGCAACCCAAAGGCCTTCGGTAAACGTAATTACGGGTATTATTAAGGCCAACTTCCCGGCACGTATTGCCTTTAGAGTTACCTCAAAAATTGACTCGCGAACCATTCTTGATGCTGGTGGTGCTGAACAATTGATCGGAAAAGGTGATATGTTATATTCATCAGGTTCGGACTTAATACGAATACAGTGTGCCTTTGTAGACACACCTGAAGTGGAGGAAATAACGGATTACATTGGTAATCAAAAGGCCTACCCCGAAGCTTATCTGCTTCCGGAATACGTAGGCGAAGAAGGTGAAGGTGGAATTCCAGATGCAGGTGACCCTGCTGATCGTGATGCTCTTTTTGTAGATGCGGCCCGTGTAATTGTAATACATCAGCAAGGAAGCACTTCCTTACTTCAGCGAAAGCTAAAGTTAGGCTACAACAGAGCTGGCCGTATAGTTGACCAGTTGGAAGCTGCAGGAATTATTGGACCTTTTGAAGGCAGTAAGGCTCGCCAAGTGCTGATTCCAGATGAGATGTCTTTGGAACAGTTATTGAAAAATGAACAGGAAAAATATAATAGCTAA
- a CDS encoding LolA family protein — translation MKIARIAIALLISTTAAFAQPTNKQAKQLLADASAKLKSYSTIYIGFDYSFVNEKAGVTQNEKGTIAIKGDDYHFNFMGIEQIRSGSKLYTILKEDEEVQITEYVEGEDQGLTPSSILNLYQDGYSYKMGLPGKDDGVKIQKVMLKPIASEEIKEIEIGIEKETKKVAYIKQTGTNGTVTTFNITTFEPNKKLPANHFKFVKSDYPGYYIAD, via the coding sequence ATGAAAATAGCAAGAATAGCAATCGCCCTATTGATAAGTACTACAGCCGCTTTTGCACAACCTACTAATAAGCAAGCTAAGCAGCTACTTGCAGATGCTTCTGCTAAGTTAAAATCGTATAGCACTATATATATCGGCTTTGATTATTCATTTGTGAATGAAAAAGCTGGAGTTACCCAAAATGAAAAAGGCACTATTGCCATTAAAGGTGATGATTACCATTTCAATTTTATGGGTATTGAGCAGATTCGCAGTGGTTCAAAGCTTTATACCATTCTTAAAGAAGACGAAGAAGTACAAATTACTGAATACGTTGAAGGCGAGGATCAAGGCCTTACCCCCTCTTCTATTCTTAATCTTTATCAGGATGGATATAGCTACAAAATGGGACTACCTGGAAAAGATGATGGTGTAAAAATTCAAAAGGTGATGCTAAAGCCTATAGCATCAGAAGAGATAAAGGAAATTGAAATTGGTATTGAAAAGGAAACCAAAAAGGTGGCTTACATTAAACAAACCGGTACAAACGGTACTGTGACCACTTTTAACATCACCACTTTTGAGCCTAATAAAAAGCTTCCTGCCAATCACTTCAAATTTGTGAAGAGCGACTACCCTGGCTACTACATAGCTGATTAA
- a CDS encoding LptF/LptG family permease, whose protein sequence is MKILDRFVLKAYVKPFIITFLVMVLFMLMQFVWKYIDDLVGRGVEWYYIAELLFYTSATVVPMSLPLAILLSSIMTFGTLGEHNEMAALKASGNSLIRVMRPVIGFILLVAIGAFFFSNYVIPVANLKSETLLKNITNKKPALNIREGVFYGGIEGYSIKVGEKFGENQSELRNVYVYDHSSKMGNMKVIVSETGKMEMTEDEMFLNIELFEGNSYEDIYPNKVEDRNNFPFVRSEFSRSLMRFNLSDFQSGDLRSGSRKDFDMLNIIQLEITTDSLRGVLKWRKEEFEESMIEKYSFIETELSDSTKAASSANISNNRRKDEQVDPEILKDDILSNIAPIEKSRVIQNALRIARSNKAYYDNTKTEYNWRHKLIARHLLEWHKKFSISFSCLVLFFIGAPLGAIIRKGGMGMPVVISVIIFLIYHVTSYSFEKLGRELLWTPFRAIWSANLMLFPIGIWLTYKSATDSAIFNIEIYLKPFRKISSIFAKSKKKS, encoded by the coding sequence ATGAAAATACTCGACCGCTTTGTGCTAAAGGCTTACGTAAAGCCTTTTATCATCACCTTTTTGGTAATGGTACTCTTCATGCTAATGCAATTTGTATGGAAATACATTGATGACTTAGTAGGACGAGGTGTGGAGTGGTATTACATCGCTGAACTGTTGTTTTATACTTCAGCTACGGTGGTTCCTATGTCTTTGCCTTTGGCCATTTTACTGTCGTCAATCATGACTTTTGGTACTTTGGGTGAGCACAATGAAATGGCAGCTCTCAAAGCCTCTGGCAACTCTCTCATTAGAGTAATGCGTCCTGTGATTGGATTTATTCTTTTGGTGGCAATTGGGGCTTTTTTCTTTTCCAATTATGTGATTCCTGTTGCTAACTTAAAAAGTGAAACACTCCTTAAGAATATTACAAACAAAAAACCTGCACTCAATATTCGTGAGGGGGTTTTTTATGGAGGAATTGAAGGCTACTCCATAAAAGTGGGAGAAAAGTTTGGTGAAAACCAAAGCGAGCTGCGCAATGTGTACGTATATGACCATAGCAGCAAAATGGGAAACATGAAAGTAATTGTTTCTGAAACCGGTAAAATGGAAATGACAGAGGATGAGATGTTCCTCAACATTGAACTTTTTGAGGGAAACTCTTACGAAGATATTTACCCAAATAAAGTAGAAGATCGAAACAATTTTCCTTTTGTTAGATCCGAGTTTTCGCGCTCTCTTATGCGCTTCAACCTTTCCGATTTTCAAAGTGGTGATTTGCGTTCAGGTTCTCGAAAAGATTTTGACATGCTTAATATCATTCAGCTGGAAATCACCACTGATTCACTCCGTGGGGTGCTGAAATGGCGTAAAGAGGAATTTGAAGAAAGCATGATTGAAAAGTATTCTTTTATAGAAACAGAGTTATCCGATAGTACAAAAGCCGCCTCTTCCGCTAATATTTCTAATAATAGGAGAAAGGACGAACAAGTTGACCCAGAAATTTTAAAGGATGATATACTAAGCAATATTGCGCCTATCGAAAAATCCAGAGTAATTCAAAATGCTTTGAGAATTGCCCGCAGCAACAAAGCATATTATGACAATACAAAAACTGAGTACAATTGGCGTCATAAACTAATTGCCCGCCACCTTTTAGAGTGGCACAAAAAATTCTCAATTTCTTTTTCATGCCTTGTTCTTTTCTTTATTGGCGCGCCATTAGGTGCTATCATTAGAAAAGGAGGAATGGGTATGCCTGTTGTGATTTCGGTAATCATATTTCTTATATACCACGTTACCAGCTACTCTTTCGAAAAACTTGGCCGTGAGCTACTTTGGACACCTTTTAGAGCTATTTGGAGTGCCAACCTTATGCTCTTTCCCATTGGGATTTGGCTTACCTACAAATCAGCTACAGATAGCGCCATATTTAATATTGAGATTTATCTGAAGCCTTTTCGAAAAATTTCAAGCATTTTTGCCAAAAGCAAAAAAAAGAGTTAA
- a CDS encoding glycosyltransferase family 4 protein, with protein sequence MKVLVLSNKVPYPANDGSSIAMSSIIDALLKNKAEVTLLSINTKKHFKSDEATAAQLPTRLDFHKVYHNTSITPWGALANLFSGKAYHVSRFYFSAFAKKLVLLLRQNSFDIIQIEGLSMAVYIELIRKYCQAKIVLRAHNVEHIIWDRHLENESSSLRSKYLKIQNSRLAKFEIQSLKSVDAIVPITEEDKQLLLPWISKSKPIQSLPCGIDIEAKDTCSKASTQTADIAYLASFDWMPNVQGIEWFMQKVWPLVQELRPDTTFHLGGRHMPSSFQKWEKRGVSLFQDVADMRKFICSARIVIVPLLAGSGMRIKVIENMALGKCQVSTTIGAEGVNIENGKDIILTDSPEDFARAISNLLHDDELRTFVETQARKTIETSYSNRQLGKNLIKFYQSLI encoded by the coding sequence TTGAAAGTTTTAGTGCTGAGTAATAAGGTGCCCTACCCGGCTAATGATGGCAGCAGCATTGCCATGTCAAGCATTATTGATGCTTTGCTAAAAAATAAAGCGGAAGTAACTTTGCTCAGCATTAACACCAAAAAGCACTTTAAAAGTGACGAGGCCACTGCTGCTCAACTACCCACTCGGCTTGATTTCCACAAGGTTTATCACAATACTTCTATCACTCCATGGGGGGCTTTGGCCAATTTGTTTTCAGGCAAGGCCTACCATGTATCTCGTTTTTATTTTTCCGCTTTCGCTAAAAAACTGGTACTGCTTTTACGGCAAAATTCCTTTGATATAATTCAAATCGAAGGTTTATCCATGGCGGTATATATTGAGCTTATTAGAAAATATTGCCAAGCTAAAATTGTACTCCGCGCTCACAATGTAGAACACATTATTTGGGATAGACATTTGGAAAACGAGTCCAGTAGCTTACGCTCAAAGTACTTAAAGATTCAAAATAGCAGACTGGCAAAATTTGAAATTCAGAGCCTAAAATCTGTTGACGCCATAGTTCCCATAACCGAAGAAGACAAGCAACTTTTATTGCCTTGGATTAGTAAGTCAAAACCCATCCAAAGCTTGCCATGCGGAATTGATATTGAAGCAAAAGACACATGCTCAAAAGCCTCAACACAAACTGCGGACATCGCTTACCTAGCCAGTTTTGACTGGATGCCCAATGTACAGGGTATAGAATGGTTTATGCAAAAAGTATGGCCTCTGGTGCAAGAGCTCAGACCCGATACGACCTTTCACCTAGGAGGTCGCCATATGCCATCTTCATTTCAAAAATGGGAAAAGCGTGGTGTTTCACTTTTTCAGGATGTTGCCGATATGCGTAAGTTTATTTGTAGCGCTCGCATAGTCATAGTTCCACTATTAGCGGGAAGTGGAATGCGCATAAAAGTGATTGAAAACATGGCTTTAGGAAAGTGCCAAGTGAGCACTACTATTGGTGCCGAAGGTGTAAATATTGAGAATGGAAAAGATATTATTCTAACAGATAGTCCGGAAGATTTTGCTCGAGCCATCAGCAATTTACTTCACGATGACGAACTCCGCACTTTTGTGGAAACACAAGCTCGGAAAACAATAGAAACGAGTTATAGTAATCGCCAACTTGGCAAGAACTTAATAAAGTTTTACCAAAGCCTGATATGA